The DNA segment GACGCAGTTATCCTGGCCACAGGTGCAAGTCCCTTCGTTCCAGACATCCAGGGCATTAGGCGGAGCAGTGTGTTTACTGCTGAGCAGGTTTTACAAGGCCAGCTGGTAGGAGAGAAGGTTGTTGTCATTGGGGGTGAGCTGGTGGGATGCGAAACTGCGGATTTCCTGGCAGAGATGGGTAAGAAGGTTACCATAACGAGGAGGGGGCCGAAGATGGCCACCCGAATCGGGCCAGGGGTCAGAGAGATGCTTCTGGGAAGGCTGGCTGCTCTTGGAGTGACCATGCTAACTGGTGTTGAATATGAGGAATTGACAGACAAGGGTTTGGTCATCACCACCAAGGACGGGGGAAAACAGACCATTGAAGCAGATATCATAGTTCTGGCTGCCGGCGCCAGGCCGAACAGGAAGCTTCTACAAGCGCTGGAGGGGAAGGTTCCTGAGATTTACAGCATTGGCGACTCCGTTGAGCCAAGGAGAATAGCGGAGGCCGTGGCTGAAGGCTATCAGGCTGCGCTGAAGCTCTGAATGTGCGCTTCTAATTAACGCAAGGAGGTAAAAGGGCCGATGAAAGTTGAGAGGATCGATCATTTTCATGCCTATGCTAAGGATGTAGATGCGGCCGCCAATCTCTTCGGGGAGTTGTTTGGAACGGAATTCGATCCGCCCTGGGTGTCGGATGAATGGGGCTGCAAGGTGCGCTTTCACCGATTGGGCTTCGAATTCATTCAACCAACAGACCCAAACGGGCTAATAGCACAAGCACTGGCAAATCGAAAAGAAGGCGTGATCTGCATCTCGCTGAAGGTGCCTAACATGGAGGAGGCGATTGCCGAGATGGAGTCCCGAGGCATCAAGCTGCTGCATCTGTTTCAGGTGGGGCAAAACAAGGAGGCGACCTTCGACTATGCAAACACCTTTGGGTTGCAGATCGAACTTTGTGAATATCCAGGTGACGACATCCAGGCTGCATCCTTGTAGCAACAGACTGTGTGATATGTCTCAAAATATGTTGAAGCCTGCCTGGGTAAGAACTGATTTCAGAAAATCCGACAAATGAATTAGTCCGAATAGTCAGAGGGGGTGGAATCCTATGCCAGTGTGAGATATGTGAATTATGCTACAGAACGAATGAGACGAAAGGGGAAGAGATGAGACAACAACTGAAGATAGCCATGGCCGCTCTCATGATTGTAGCTTTACTGGTAGCCACACCTTTGCTGGGTTGCGGGGGTGGGGAGGAAGGGAAGCGGGTGATAACCATAGGCACTATCACGGACCTTACAGGGCCTGCTTCGCCTGCGCTGATCCCCTTGTATATGGCCTTGCAGGATCTGGTCAGACATATCAACGAGGATGACCCCATCCCCGGCGTGAAACTAAGGGTTATCGCCTGGGATGAGAAGATGGACGCTTCACGGGTTATACCCGGTTATGAGTGGTCAAAGGTCCGAGGGGCGAAAGTTATTATCAATCCTATCGATTATGTTGCAGCGATACTGAAGCCCTTTGCTGAGAGGGACAAGGTGCCAGTGTTTTCATTGTCTGCTTCCCAGCCCCTGATTGATCCCCCTGGGTGGGTGTTCTGTGCCAATTCTCTTATGTATCAAAACGTTTTGACCGTGGCAAAATGGATCAGTGACACGTGGGACTATACCAATGAAGGGTTGCCAAAGATTGGTTGCATAGCTCTAAACGCTAGTGCGGGCATAGAGTCCGAGAAGAAACTGAAGGAGTATTGCCAGAACAACCCGGACAAGTTTGAGTACGTTGGCGGTTTTCTTGTTTCCTTTGCCAGTACAACTTTTGGTGGCCAAATAGATAAGCTGAAAAGCTGTGACTGGATATGTTTCCCCGGGACTGACGGCATAGGTATGTCTAGTTTTGTTAGGCAATTTCGTGCCAAGGGATACACGGCGAAATTTTTCAGCCAGGAGACTCTGCCTTCTTTCTGGGGCCTCATGGTGGACAGTGTAGGCTATGAAACTCTTGACGGATGGCTTTGTGGCTGCCCGGCTGGATGGTGGGGTGACACATCTCCTGTGGTCGAGATGCTCAAAGGTCTTCTGCAAAGGTACCGTTCCGGTCAAGCCCAGAAAATAATGCACGAAAGCCACGGGTATGTTGGTGGAGGCGTCCAGCAGTATTTCATGCTCCAGATTCTGCGGCAGGCAATAGAGAAGGTGGGCGCCGAAAACTTTGATGGGCAGGCATTTTACGATACGGCAGTCAAATTCAAGCTCACCATGGAAGGCTATCCGGAATGGGGCTACAGTGCGACTAGACGGGTTTGCCTGGATCAGATGAGGATATACAAGCTCAGCGCTGAGGCGGAGGATTTGGTACCCGTAAGCAATTTGGTGCCTATCCTACAGGAATAGACGTGGGCGGGCAGCCAGGCTGAACCTGTCCTGCCCAACAACGCCCCGGTGACCTGACGTATCGCTGGTCAGTGTGTAGGCACGATTCTTCGCCCTCGTGGGGTGTGCGGGCGTGCTATCCTAGAGCAGCTTGGCTTGCTGGCAGCCCAGAGTGTAAAGGCAAAGCTGCTCGCGAGATAGACGGAAAGGAGGAATAATGGCCAGAAGGCTCAGTCATGTGGGGATCGTGGTCAGAAATATTGAGGAGGCAGTGGAGTTGTTTACCAAGGCTCTTGGCTTCAATGCGCCACCAACCGGGATCGTGGATGTTCCAGAGGCGGGCGTCAAATCAGCCTTGATTCCTATCGGCAACAACTATATTGAGTTGCTCCAGCCCACTGACCCGAACATCCCAACAGGTGCCCTGCAGTTCCAAATTCTGGAAGAGCGGGGAGAGGGGCTGCTTCATCTTTGTATCGAGGTCGATGATGTTGATGCTGAGGTCAAGTTTCTGCAAGGGAAAGGGGTTCAGGCCTTTGAGATACCGCAGGGAGAAGTCGTCGACTACAAGAGTGCCTACCTTCTACCTGAGTCGGCGAAGGGCGTGCCCATTGAGCTGGTGCCCAAAGGCACCGCTCACAAGTCAATGCGCAAAGCACTTGGCCTAGAAATGATAGACGCACCTCTGCCCCAGTAGTCAATGACGGAATTACAGGAACGCGTATGACAAAAGCCGAATGCAGTGGGCTTGTGATGGGGTCATTGGTATCTCCACCGCAAGACCAATCGCGCAAGCTCCGTGGATAGAATTGATGTAAGAGCAGCGTCCCGGGAGCCACGGGAAACCATTTGAGTAACTGCTGAAAGGGGATCGAATGGCAGAATTCGGATACGCTGGCAAAATCCTGAGGGTAGACCTCTCTTCGCAAAGCATTACCGCACTATCTACTCGAGATTATGCTGATAGGTTTCTTGGCGGACAGGGTATCGCTGAGAAGCTCTATTGGGACGAGGTGCCGCCAGACGCTCGTGCTTTCGACGCGGAGAACGGACTGACCTTCGCCACGGGTCCCCTATGCGGAATACCCGTATTCGGAGGCTCTCGGTGGCAGGTGAGTGGGAAATCTGCTGCCCCTTCCCCAGAGCATTTCGACAACTGCAATTTGGGAGGGAGGTGGGGAGTCTGGCTGAAATTCGCTGGTTACGACGCCATTTTTGTCCGAGGCAAATCAGAAAAGCCAGTCTATCTGTTTATCCACGACGATGTAGCTGAGCTCAAGGATGCCTCTGCTCTCTGGGGCTGGGGTGCTATTAAGACCAGGGAAATCTTAAAGGCCGAATTGGGAGAGTCAGTCAGCGTGGTGGCCATCGGCCCCGCTGGCGAAAACATGGCCACCATGGCTACCCTTCTTGCGGACAACGATGCCAGTGGCTCCGGCGGCTTGGGCGCCACCATGGGGTCGAAGAAGTTGAAGGCCGTCGTGGTAGAAGCAACCAGGAAAAGGGCAAAAGTTGCCCAACCAGAAAGGCTGAAGGAACTGGCCAAGAAGTTTCATGAGCTTTCCCCAGGTGCGCTTACAGAGGCGGGGGGCATGGTCCTGAGAATAATGGGGCCTCGGACAAAGAAAGAGCTTTGCTGGGGATGCGCTGGCGATTGTCTGAGAAGAAGCTATCAGGCAGAGGACGGCAGGATAGGGAAGTTCATGTGCCAGTCAGCCATTTTCTATAAGTTTTTTCAATCGATGGCAGGGGAGACTCCAACGGAGAGCAATGAGCTAGCTTTCCACGCCAACAAGCTGTGTGATGACCACGGGATTGATACGCTGGCTATCACCTTGTCAATAATCTGGATGTATGGCTGCTACGCGGCGGGCATTCTGAGTGATGAAAGTACGGGCATTCCCTTGTCCAAGCTGGGGAGGCCCGAGTTTATTGAGACGTTGGTCAAGAAGCTTTCCCTCCGAGAGGGCTTTGGGGATATTCTGGCTCAAGGGCTACCGAAGGCTGCTGACCTGGTGGGGTCGGGGGCGAGGGATTTTGTGGTCAACTATATCTCTAAAGCCGGACAGCCAAGCATCAATGACCCCAGGTTGTATTGCACCTCGGCCCTTTTGTATGCCATGCAGCCAGAGCCACCCATGGCCCAACTGCACGAACTCAGCAGTCACATACTCAGATGGTTGGACTGGCGCAAAAGGGCCAAGAACGCCTACCTATCCAATGACGCCATGCGAGCTATGGCCAAGCGGTTTTGGGGGAGCGAGATGGCTGCTGAAATGGGCACCTTTGAGGGGAAGGCCCTGGCAGCAAAGATGATCCAGGACCGGGAGGTCGCCAAGGAATGCCTGATACTGTGCGACTTCGTGTGGCCCATTATGGAGACGCCGAATACTGATGACCACGTCGGCGACCCCACATTGCAGAGCCAGATCCTCTCGGCTGTTACTGGTAAGAATGTGGATGAGGAAGGGCTCAATCGGATAGGCGAGCGGGTCTTCAATCTGGAGAGGGCTATACTGGTGAGGGAGGGGCACCGGGGGAGGGAAGATGACAGTCTTCCTGAGACCTGGCATACCATGCCACTTGAAGGAGACTTCACCAATCCTGAATGTATTGTTCCTGGAAAAGGAGATGAGGCTGTGCCTCGAATTGGCTCAATGGTTGACAGAGAGGAATTCGAAAGGGCAAAAGACGAGTACTACCAGATCCGGCGGTGGGATATAGCCACAGGCCTTCAGACCAGGAGAACGCTCGAGGAGCTAGGCCTCGAAGATGTCGCTCAAGACCTGGAGCAAAGAGGGCTTTTGGCTCCATCCCGGCAATGTCATGAAAGGTGCTACTGATGCCCCTTGCCTCGGTGAGTCTTGGTGGTCCGTCCTGTTATCGCCCTTAGCCATTCAAGAGCTTCAGGGTCTTCCTCCCAGAATTTCCCCCAATCTTCCCAATAATAATAAGCCTCGTCAGCACCGCCTACGGTGACTCTGTCCGGCATGGCTGTCCTGGGTAGGCGATGTCTCGTCTTCAACAGCTCCTTGCGCACCAAGGGCAAATATTCCACGGCCTCCTTGAGCGCTGCAGTTGCTTCTCTTCTTCTGCCCAGCTTGAAAAGAGCCAACGCCCGCCCATAGAGGGTCTCAGGCATTACATCGTCACGGTACTGCTCTGTAATCTCAAGAGCCTCCTCCAATCTTCCCAGTTTGAACAATGCGTGTTCGGCCAGGGCTCGAACCCCCTGATTATCGTTGGGGTTCAAGCAGAGTAGCTCTTGATATAGTCTCAAAGCCTCTTCCGTTCTACCCTCCTCGTATCTCGATAGAGCTAACGCATGAAGGCATCGGAGATATGGCCTGTTCTCCAACCATCCCCATTCGAGGCGATCCCTGCCCAACTGAAAATCTTGAGGAAACGCCTTGCGACCGATACGAACGGCCTGATCCCAGAGGTCACGAGACCGGTCAACCGAATTCCGTTCTGATATCACTAGAGCCAGGTGATGAATAGCATCCAAATGGTCAGGCATCTGGGCAACCACCGCTTCGAAAACCCTCTCGGCTCCATCGAAATCGCCTTCCCCATAAAGCTCGCATCCTCTGTAGAACTCGTCCATAAGGTCATCATATATGTCCGGATATACGAATTCCCACTCGTGCGGAGCCACCTGAGATAGCTTCAGCATGAACTGCCCCCTTCATCTGGAATTATCTGACAATCACCGTATGCTTGGCAAGGCCACGTCTCATCGCATCATTTCGTGCGCTTTGTTCGTGCTTTACCTACTGTGGGGATATGATCACGATCCCGGATAACCCGGATAGCAATATGTCGCCCTATTCCTTGCTCAACAATCTGGACGATTGTGTGGTGTGGTCGCGGCCTCGATCTTGCCAGTCTGGCTGACAGGCCGGATCAAGCACTCCAAAAAGGAAACCCAGACCCTATGTAAGACTTTCTAATAGATCCACCGCAGCTATGAATGCGTCCACATGCTCCGGTTTCCATAATTCGTCATCCACAACAACCTCAGGATACTTCTTATCCATCTTGCCGGCGAAGCCCGGTATTTTGAATACGCTTGACCAGAAGGCCTCGTGTGCTTCCGTATCCAGGAAAGAGCCCGATGGATCAGTGCCGAGCCACATTGTAATGCAGTTAGGACGCAGGAAAAGCAGGTTCTTGCCATTGTAACGAAAGACGAAGCCGCGTTTTGTGAATGAGGAAGGTTTGAACCTCTCATGTACCGACAGTGTCTTCAAGCCAGCGTATAGCCGCTTGAATGCGTCGCTTGTGTTCCTCGTGAGTAGGTCTTCATTCATTTGAAGCTTTTCTTCTGCTTGAGGAGGCGGTTGGCCGACTACTTCCGGCACCAGAATCTCGAGGTCATCCGTTGGGAAATGTCGCATTTGTAGCACGTATATTTGAGGTGCATCCTTGCCACGCGAATTCATGAAGTCGACTATCCGGTTCAATTCCTCATTGATGGCATCAACCGCTATGATCAAGCGAAAGCTACCCTTTTCCAAATTGGAAGCAACTCCAACTGTGAAGTCTTCTTGTGACCAAGATTCAAGCGTGTCCCCTATCTTGTGCCGCATGACATCAACTAGATGCTTATCACCCCATTTCTCCGCCTTGCAGCAGATGCCGTCAAACAGCTCATGCTGCATATGCCATAGGTAAGCAGCGTATTCCAGCAATTGTCCGATAACTTTCCTGCGAATATCAGTATTGACTGCGAGCTTACATTCAATGATGGTGATACTGCCCTCTTCATCTATGCCAATCAGGTCACTATAGCCCGAGCCTGGTAGCCCTGCCTCCTTGATGAAGACCTTTGGCTTTAGCAGCTTCTCTCCTAGCTTCTCAATCGGTATGACCTCTGGTGATTCGTAAAGGATGTGTTGCAGCACTGCTTCGTTATCAAACTTCCGTTCAGCCACCTTTCGCCACCCCCTATCATCCCTTTTCCTGATAAGAATCTCCACCTATTGGCTCCTTCCACGTTTGCGAGCTTGGCTCGTGTGCAAGCTAACCTACTGGGATCGCAGTCCAGTTCTGCCCAGCCTACGTATTGTATGTCTTCAGCAAGAGTGGGACTCCTCGGCCCAGAGACTAATGGACACTGAAGGCATTATCTTGCTCCGTTTGGGTGGTGTTCACCATTATTACATGCAGTTGCAATCACTACTATCCTCCATCCACATAGTCGTCATATGCAGTATAGCTGACTAGTTAGAAACTGCACAAGCCGCTA comes from the Chloroflexota bacterium genome and includes:
- a CDS encoding ABC transporter substrate-binding protein, giving the protein MRQQLKIAMAALMIVALLVATPLLGCGGGEEGKRVITIGTITDLTGPASPALIPLYMALQDLVRHINEDDPIPGVKLRVIAWDEKMDASRVIPGYEWSKVRGAKVIINPIDYVAAILKPFAERDKVPVFSLSASQPLIDPPGWVFCANSLMYQNVLTVAKWISDTWDYTNEGLPKIGCIALNASAGIESEKKLKEYCQNNPDKFEYVGGFLVSFASTTFGGQIDKLKSCDWICFPGTDGIGMSSFVRQFRAKGYTAKFFSQETLPSFWGLMVDSVGYETLDGWLCGCPAGWWGDTSPVVEMLKGLLQRYRSGQAQKIMHESHGYVGGGVQQYFMLQILRQAIEKVGAENFDGQAFYDTAVKFKLTMEGYPEWGYSATRRVCLDQMRIYKLSAEAEDLVPVSNLVPILQE
- a CDS encoding tetratricopeptide repeat protein, translating into MLKLSQVAPHEWEFVYPDIYDDLMDEFYRGCELYGEGDFDGAERVFEAVVAQMPDHLDAIHHLALVISERNSVDRSRDLWDQAVRIGRKAFPQDFQLGRDRLEWGWLENRPYLRCLHALALSRYEEGRTEEALRLYQELLCLNPNDNQGVRALAEHALFKLGRLEEALEITEQYRDDVMPETLYGRALALFKLGRRREATAALKEAVEYLPLVRKELLKTRHRLPRTAMPDRVTVGGADEAYYYWEDWGKFWEEDPEALEWLRAITGRTTKTHRGKGHQ